A stretch of Aerococcus christensenii DNA encodes these proteins:
- the purR gene encoding pur operon repressor, protein MKMKRSHRLVDMTHYLLNHPYTTIPLPFFGKAYNAAKSSISEDIGIIADQFKQAGIGKVETLAGASGGVVFRPRLAEDQSRKYMEQLALRLSDNQRILPGGYFYFSDILGNPEDLRKIGTIIASAYFNQEIDVIMTMATKGIPLAQAVAYALNVPFVVVQREAKLTEGSTVSVTYVAGNNNQVKKMGLTKNSLSRHQNILIVDDYMNVGGTMKGMHSLVKEFECEVVGAVVFAESDVHERKLPITYRSLIRVQKSSDNQEIELIHLGSLFDQ, encoded by the coding sequence ATGAAAATGAAGCGCAGTCATCGATTAGTCGATATGACGCATTACTTACTCAATCACCCGTATACGACGATTCCTTTGCCATTTTTTGGAAAAGCATATAATGCAGCGAAATCTTCGATATCTGAGGACATAGGCATTATTGCAGATCAATTTAAACAAGCCGGCATTGGAAAAGTAGAAACCCTTGCTGGAGCTTCGGGAGGAGTAGTCTTTCGTCCGAGACTAGCCGAAGATCAATCTAGAAAATATATGGAGCAATTAGCGCTCCGCTTGAGTGATAATCAACGTATTTTGCCCGGCGGCTATTTTTATTTTTCCGATATTTTAGGGAATCCTGAAGATTTAAGGAAGATTGGAACGATTATTGCCTCTGCTTACTTTAATCAAGAAATTGATGTGATCATGACAATGGCCACGAAGGGAATTCCTTTAGCGCAAGCAGTGGCCTACGCTTTAAATGTGCCTTTTGTTGTCGTTCAAAGAGAAGCCAAATTAACAGAAGGCTCTACGGTTTCGGTCACTTATGTGGCTGGAAATAATAATCAAGTAAAAAAAATGGGACTCACTAAAAATAGTTTATCCCGCCATCAAAATATTTTGATTGTAGATGACTATATGAATGTTGGAGGAACCATGAAGGGAATGCATAGTCTGGTGAAAGAATTCGAGTGTGAAGTTGTCGGGGCTGTGGTATTTGCCGAATCTGATGTTCATGAGAGAAAACTTCCGATTACTTATCGCTCACTGATTCGCGTGCAGAAGAGTAGTGATAATCAAGAAATAGAGCTTATCCACTTAGGTTCTCTATTTGATCAGTAG